Proteins encoded by one window of Pseudonocardia alni:
- a CDS encoding GNAT family N-acetyltransferase: protein MTTETLTTGWEPDSPVGDSLARRFVHAYADRTTAMAARAGGRARRVAGAVLADPGSPFGYDNAVVLTAPPDPDGLRRVLDDAAAFFPRHRWWVLLSLFALPDLSGYGLVRVGHPPLMFRPPGPLPPPPPDLWIRTVPDADPADFERVLVAGYGLAEVGRPAVADPRSGSLLHLVVGYAGGEPVATAGAGVHHGVVEVDWVSVLPEHRGRGFGGAVTAAVCAAAPGLPSLLISSDDGHPVYRRLGFWDLFRTTMWEHPPS from the coding sequence ATGACCACCGAGACGCTCACCACCGGTTGGGAGCCGGACAGCCCGGTCGGGGACAGCCTCGCGCGCCGGTTCGTGCACGCCTACGCCGACCGGACCACCGCGATGGCGGCCCGGGCCGGGGGGCGGGCCCGACGGGTGGCCGGTGCCGTCCTGGCCGACCCCGGGTCCCCGTTCGGCTACGACAACGCGGTCGTCCTGACCGCCCCGCCGGACCCCGACGGCCTGCGCCGGGTGCTCGACGACGCGGCCGCCTTCTTCCCGCGGCACCGCTGGTGGGTGCTGCTCTCGCTGTTCGCGCTGCCCGACCTGAGCGGGTACGGGCTGGTGCGGGTCGGCCATCCGCCGCTGATGTTCCGCCCGCCGGGACCGCTGCCACCGCCTCCGCCGGACCTGTGGATCCGGACGGTGCCCGACGCCGATCCGGCCGACTTCGAGCGCGTCCTGGTCGCCGGCTACGGCCTCGCCGAGGTGGGGCGGCCTGCCGTCGCGGACCCGCGGTCCGGGAGCCTGCTGCACCTGGTCGTCGGGTACGCCGGGGGCGAGCCGGTCGCGACGGCCGGGGCGGGCGTGCACCACGGCGTGGTCGAGGTCGACTGGGTGTCGGTGCTGCCGGAGCACCGGGGCCGCGGGTTCGGCGGGGCGGTCACCGCGGCCGTCTGCGCGGCCGCGCCCGGGCTGCCGTCGCTGCTGATCTCCAGCGACGACGGCCACCCGGTCTACCGCCGGCTGGGCTTCTGGGACCTGTTCCGCACGACGATGTGGGAGCACCCGCCCTCCTGA
- the uraD gene encoding 2-oxo-4-hydroxy-4-carboxy-5-ureidoimidazoline decarboxylase — MPDDLTLDRLNTAPPDELRPALRACATSPGWADRLLAGRPYGSVDDAVAAAEKAVLALDSAEIDAALAGHPRIGERPGGAHADGAAFSRSEQSGVDTGADTAARLAAGNAAYEQRFGHVFLIRAAGRDAGQILAELERRLGNDPAAERAEAAGQLAEITALRMRQVLA, encoded by the coding sequence ATGCCGGACGACCTGACCCTCGACCGACTCAACACCGCCCCGCCCGACGAGCTGCGCCCGGCCCTGCGTGCCTGCGCCACCTCGCCGGGGTGGGCGGACCGGCTGCTGGCCGGACGCCCCTACGGCAGCGTCGACGACGCCGTCGCCGCGGCGGAGAAGGCGGTCCTCGCCCTGGACAGCGCCGAGATCGACGCCGCGCTGGCCGGACACCCCCGCATCGGCGAGCGCCCCGGCGGCGCCCATGCCGACGGCGCCGCGTTCTCCCGTTCCGAACAGTCCGGTGTGGACACCGGTGCGGACACCGCAGCCCGGCTCGCCGCCGGCAACGCCGCCTACGAGCAGCGCTTCGGCCACGTCTTCCTGATCCGGGCCGCAGGCCGCGACGCCGGGCAGATCCTCGCCGAGCTGGAGCGCAGGCTGGGCAACGACCCGGCCGCCGAGCGCGCCGAGGCCGCCGGTCAGCTGGCCGAGATCACCGCCCTGCGGATGCGGCAGGTGCTGGCATGA
- a CDS encoding hydroxyisourate hydrolase produces the protein MSSFSTHVLDAAAGRPATGVPVTLTGADGTVLASGTTDDDGRWRAPESAALTAGVLHRITFTTPSPFFPEVSIAFRPERTDRHHHVPLLLSPYSYSTYLGS, from the coding sequence ATGAGCAGCTTCTCCACCCACGTCCTCGACGCCGCGGCGGGCCGCCCGGCCACCGGCGTCCCGGTCACCCTGACCGGCGCGGACGGGACCGTGCTGGCGTCGGGCACCACCGACGACGACGGCCGCTGGCGCGCCCCGGAGTCCGCCGCGCTCACCGCGGGGGTGCTGCACCGGATCACGTTCACGACGCCGAGCCCGTTCTTCCCGGAGGTGTCGATCGCGTTCCGCCCGGAGCGCACGGACCGCCACCACCACGTCCCGCTGCTGCTGTCGCCCTACTCCTACTCCACCTACCTCGGGAGCTGA
- the pucL gene encoding factor-independent urate hydroxylase — translation MSVSVHLGDNKYGKAEVRVVRVVRDTARHEITDLNVTSQLRGAALESSYLTGDNSKVVATDTQKNVVYAFASEHGITSPEEFLLLLGDHFTGEFDWITGGLWQAELYEWERIVVDGAEHDHSFVRKGRATRLATVQKTGGATHVTAGLKDLTVLKSTGSEFHGFPRDRYTTLVETDDRILATSVTARWRYLPDAVAAGIDFNGAYDAIGAAMLSAFATTHSLALQQSLYEMGRAAVEACDGVAEIRFAMPNKHHFLSDLSPFGLKNPNEVFHAADRPYGLIEGTVVRDGVTPAPEAWTDVPSFV, via the coding sequence ATGTCCGTCTCGGTCCACCTCGGCGACAACAAGTACGGCAAGGCGGAGGTCCGCGTCGTGCGGGTCGTGCGCGACACCGCCCGGCACGAGATCACCGACCTCAACGTGACCAGCCAGCTGCGGGGCGCCGCCCTGGAGAGCAGCTACCTGACCGGCGACAACTCCAAGGTCGTCGCCACCGACACCCAGAAGAACGTGGTGTACGCCTTCGCCTCCGAGCACGGGATCACCTCGCCCGAGGAGTTCCTGCTGCTGCTCGGCGACCACTTCACCGGCGAGTTCGACTGGATCACCGGCGGGCTCTGGCAGGCCGAGCTGTACGAGTGGGAGCGGATCGTCGTCGACGGCGCCGAGCACGACCACTCGTTCGTCCGGAAGGGCCGGGCCACCCGGCTGGCGACGGTGCAGAAGACCGGCGGGGCCACCCACGTCACCGCCGGGCTGAAAGATCTCACCGTGCTGAAGTCCACCGGCAGCGAGTTCCACGGGTTCCCGCGCGACCGCTACACCACCCTGGTCGAGACCGACGACCGCATCCTCGCCACCTCGGTCACCGCGCGCTGGCGCTACCTGCCCGACGCCGTCGCCGCCGGGATCGACTTCAACGGCGCCTACGACGCGATCGGCGCGGCGATGCTGTCGGCGTTCGCCACCACCCACTCGCTCGCGCTGCAGCAGTCGCTCTACGAGATGGGCCGGGCCGCGGTCGAGGCCTGCGACGGCGTCGCCGAGATCCGGTTCGCGATGCCCAACAAGCACCACTTCCTCTCCGACCTGTCGCCGTTCGGGCTCAAGAACCCGAACGAGGTCTTCCACGCCGCGGACCGCCCCTACGGCCTGATCGAGGGCACCGTCGTCCGTGACGGCGTGACCCCGGCGCCGGAGGCGTGGACCGACGTGCCGTCGTTCGTCTGA
- a CDS encoding nucleobase:cation symporter-2 family protein: MSTEQATSTEQALRPEDERLGIGPTIGYGVQHILAMFGGVIAVPIIIGGAAGLTPAQSAVLVASGLFISGLATLLQTLGLPFFGSQLPLVQGTSFASVSTMIAIVGDDGTDGLRTVYGAVIVAAAAGLLITPFFARVVRLFPPVVTGSIITVIGLSLMPVATGWITGRETVTVGGATVPNPEFAALPSIALAGFTFLVVVVAGKIAVLSRLSVLLGLLVGTVVALVAGLSDFSGVGGASVAALPAPFAFGTPLFTVGATVSMVIVVLVIMVETTADILAVGEVVETRVDARRVGDGLRADMAASVVAPVFNSFPATAFAQNVGLVALTGIRSRFAVAAGGLLLLVLGLSPMASAVFSAIPQPVLGGAGIVLFGTVAASGIRTLAAVEYRGTNNMVIVAASVAFGLVPVVSPDFWANFPDWFATIFHSGISSAAIVAVLLNLFFNVFAPGRPSAPSVVAAGPAVLVQTGEIRILASGEVLGPESYEPVTAKPGTQVRDD; the protein is encoded by the coding sequence ATGAGCACGGAACAGGCCACGAGCACGGAACAGGCACTGCGCCCGGAGGACGAACGGCTCGGGATCGGGCCGACGATCGGCTACGGCGTCCAGCACATCCTCGCGATGTTCGGCGGCGTGATCGCAGTACCGATCATCATCGGCGGTGCGGCCGGGCTCACCCCCGCGCAGAGCGCCGTGCTCGTCGCCTCCGGGCTGTTCATCAGCGGGCTCGCCACCCTGCTGCAGACCCTCGGCCTGCCGTTCTTCGGGTCGCAGCTGCCACTGGTGCAGGGCACGTCGTTCGCCTCGGTGTCGACGATGATCGCGATCGTCGGCGACGACGGCACCGACGGCCTGCGCACCGTCTACGGCGCGGTGATCGTCGCGGCGGCGGCCGGGCTTCTCATCACCCCGTTCTTCGCCCGGGTGGTACGGCTGTTCCCGCCGGTGGTGACGGGGTCGATCATCACCGTGATCGGGCTGTCGCTGATGCCGGTGGCGACCGGCTGGATCACCGGCCGGGAGACCGTCACCGTGGGCGGGGCGACGGTGCCCAACCCCGAGTTCGCCGCGCTGCCCTCGATCGCGCTGGCCGGGTTCACCTTCCTGGTGGTGGTCGTCGCCGGGAAGATCGCGGTGCTCTCGCGGCTGTCGGTGCTGCTCGGGCTGCTGGTCGGGACCGTCGTCGCGCTGGTGGCCGGGCTGAGCGACTTCTCCGGCGTCGGCGGCGCGAGCGTCGCCGCGCTGCCCGCGCCGTTCGCGTTCGGCACCCCGCTGTTCACGGTCGGGGCGACCGTCTCGATGGTCATCGTGGTCCTGGTGATCATGGTGGAGACCACTGCCGACATCCTCGCGGTCGGCGAGGTCGTCGAGACCCGGGTGGACGCCCGCCGGGTCGGCGACGGTCTGCGCGCCGACATGGCCGCCTCGGTGGTCGCGCCGGTGTTCAACTCCTTCCCGGCGACGGCGTTCGCCCAGAACGTCGGGCTCGTCGCGCTGACCGGGATCCGGAGCCGGTTCGCCGTCGCCGCCGGTGGGCTGCTCCTGCTGGTGCTGGGGCTCTCGCCGATGGCGTCCGCGGTGTTCTCGGCGATCCCGCAGCCGGTGCTCGGCGGGGCGGGCATCGTGCTGTTCGGCACGGTCGCCGCCAGCGGCATCCGGACGCTCGCCGCGGTCGAGTACCGCGGGACCAACAACATGGTGATCGTCGCGGCGTCGGTGGCGTTCGGCCTGGTCCCGGTGGTCTCGCCGGACTTCTGGGCGAACTTCCCGGACTGGTTCGCGACGATCTTCCACTCCGGCATCAGCTCGGCGGCGATCGTCGCGGTGCTGCTCAACCTGTTCTTCAACGTGTTCGCCCCCGGACGGCCGTCGGCGCCGTCGGTCGTCGCGGCGGGCCCTGCGGTGCTGGTGCAGACCGGGGAGATCCGGATCCTGGCCTCGGGCGAGGTGCTGGGCCCGGAGTCCTACGAGCCGGTCACGGCGAAGCCGGGCACCCAGGTCAGGGACGACTGA
- a CDS encoding type IV toxin-antitoxin system AbiEi family antitoxin domain-containing protein yields the protein MTESPDSGHDIPSAGPSAGPSGVAGGVAALLVRQAGVISRAQAIACGMSGRTVARRASTGAWCMVHPGVYLVAGHRPGHESRVRAAALWAGPRATLSGPAAAFWHRMLDEPPGTIGFTVPRTMHRVPVPGVTLRRRVLDPADRTVLHGVAVTTPTCTVLETAPVAGPRFLDRALQRHVGFAELHAAYCRHMGARGNRGMGELLVACADRADSVAERRMMRLLRDAGVTGWVHGHRFGPWTLDLAFPERRLAIEVDGWAWHVDAERFAADRRKGNALGTAGWVLLRFTWADLTGAPELVVRRVREVLAAAA from the coding sequence ATGACCGAGAGCCCGGACAGCGGCCACGACATCCCCTCCGCCGGTCCCTCCGCCGGCCCCTCCGGCGTGGCCGGAGGGGTCGCCGCGTTGCTGGTCCGGCAGGCCGGCGTCATCAGCCGGGCCCAGGCCATCGCCTGCGGTATGTCGGGGCGCACCGTCGCCCGCCGGGCGTCGACCGGGGCATGGTGCATGGTGCACCCCGGGGTCTACCTGGTCGCCGGGCACCGACCGGGACACGAGAGCAGGGTCCGAGCGGCGGCGCTCTGGGCCGGTCCGCGGGCGACGTTGAGCGGGCCCGCAGCCGCGTTCTGGCACCGGATGCTCGACGAGCCGCCCGGCACGATCGGGTTCACGGTCCCGCGCACGATGCACCGGGTCCCCGTCCCCGGGGTGACGCTGCGCAGGCGGGTCCTGGACCCGGCCGACCGGACGGTGCTGCACGGCGTCGCGGTGACGACGCCGACGTGCACCGTGCTGGAGACCGCCCCGGTGGCGGGGCCTCGCTTCCTCGACCGTGCCCTGCAACGTCACGTCGGCTTCGCCGAGCTGCACGCGGCCTACTGCCGGCACATGGGTGCCCGCGGGAACCGGGGGATGGGGGAGCTCCTCGTCGCATGCGCCGACCGCGCCGACTCGGTGGCCGAGCGCCGCATGATGCGGTTGCTCCGGGACGCGGGTGTGACCGGGTGGGTGCACGGCCACCGGTTCGGCCCGTGGACGCTGGACCTGGCGTTCCCGGAGCGCAGGCTGGCGATCGAGGTCGACGGCTGGGCCTGGCACGTGGACGCCGAGCGCTTCGCCGCGGACCGGCGCAAGGGCAACGCGCTCGGCACCGCCGGGTGGGTCCTGCTGCGGTTCACCTGGGCGGACCTGACCGGAGCACCGGAGCTCGTCGTGCGCCGTGTCCGTGAGGTCCTGGCCGCCGCAGCGTGA
- a CDS encoding IclR family transcriptional regulator, translating to MRKNDPDSRVGAAADVAAAAPARSGTVQSVERAVDLLEAMADAGGTVSLSHLAATSGLPLPTIHRLVRTLAGRGYVRQQSSREYALGPRLVRLGDTAGRLVGMWARPRLAALVDDLGESANLALLEGNQVVYVAQEPGRHSMRMFTEVGRRVSPHCTAVGKALLSRMPVERAREVLRHTDFVRHTDNTITSPEEYFAELDKVRAAGYAVDEGEQELGVRCVAVALDGPLPAAVSISGPTTRMTDALLDSAVPKLRSVADALVTELARQDAAGV from the coding sequence ATGCGGAAGAACGATCCCGACAGTCGCGTCGGTGCCGCCGCGGACGTCGCCGCGGCGGCACCGGCCCGCTCGGGGACCGTGCAGTCCGTGGAGCGGGCCGTGGACCTGCTGGAGGCGATGGCCGACGCGGGCGGCACGGTCAGCCTGTCCCACCTCGCGGCCACCTCCGGTCTCCCGCTGCCCACCATCCACCGGCTCGTCCGGACCCTGGCCGGGCGCGGCTACGTCCGCCAGCAGTCCTCGCGGGAGTACGCCCTCGGCCCCCGCCTGGTGCGCCTGGGTGACACCGCCGGGCGTCTGGTGGGGATGTGGGCCCGGCCCCGGCTCGCCGCACTGGTCGACGACCTGGGGGAGAGCGCCAACCTGGCGCTGCTGGAGGGGAACCAGGTCGTCTACGTCGCCCAGGAGCCCGGCCGGCACTCGATGCGGATGTTCACCGAGGTCGGGCGACGGGTGTCGCCGCACTGCACCGCCGTCGGGAAGGCCCTGCTGTCCCGGATGCCGGTCGAGCGGGCGCGGGAGGTGCTGCGGCACACCGACTTCGTGCGGCACACCGACAACACGATCACCTCGCCCGAGGAGTACTTCGCCGAGCTCGACAAGGTCCGTGCCGCCGGGTACGCCGTCGACGAGGGCGAGCAGGAGCTGGGGGTGCGGTGCGTCGCCGTCGCGCTCGACGGGCCGCTGCCCGCCGCGGTGTCCATCTCCGGCCCGACGACCCGGATGACCGACGCGCTCCTCGACTCCGCCGTGCCGAAGCTGCGGTCCGTGGCCGACGCGCTGGTGACCGAGCTGGCCCGGCAGGACGCCGCGGGGGTCTGA
- the allB gene encoding allantoinase AllB, which produces MTSYDLVVRGKRIMTTAGEQPREIGVTGGRIVAIEPLGNGLDGARVIDLADDEVLLPGLVDTHVHVNEPGRTEWEGFASATRAAAAGGVTTIVDMPLNSIPPTVDVAALEVKRKVAEHQAFVDVGFWGGAVPGNLGDLRGLHDEGVFGFKCFLLHSGVDEFPPLDADEMERDMAELATFDAVMIVHAEDSRAIEKAPTPHGAKYDTFLRSRPRGAENLAIAEVIERARWTGARAHVLHVSSSDALPMIATARRDGVRITAETCPHYLTLFAEEIPDGATTHKCCPPIREASNRELLWEGLLDGTIDCIVSDHSPSTAELKLLDSGDFGLAWGGVSSLQLGLSLVWSEARRRGIGLAQVVQWMASKPADLVGLRSKGRIALGYDADLAVFAPDAAFVVDPDRLHHKNKVSAYAGRSLSGVVRRTVLGGRDVDVSGEPHGRLLRRGSVERVTGAPGAPDGTEVPAAPPEQG; this is translated from the coding sequence ATGACCAGCTACGACCTGGTGGTCCGCGGGAAGCGGATCATGACCACGGCGGGCGAGCAGCCCCGCGAGATCGGCGTGACCGGCGGGCGGATCGTCGCCATCGAGCCGCTCGGCAACGGCCTCGACGGGGCCCGGGTGATCGACCTCGCCGACGACGAGGTGCTGCTGCCCGGTCTCGTCGACACCCACGTGCACGTCAACGAGCCCGGCCGCACCGAGTGGGAGGGCTTCGCCTCGGCGACCCGGGCCGCCGCGGCGGGCGGGGTCACCACGATCGTCGACATGCCGCTGAACTCGATCCCGCCGACCGTCGACGTCGCGGCGCTGGAGGTGAAGCGCAAGGTCGCCGAGCACCAGGCGTTCGTCGACGTCGGCTTCTGGGGCGGCGCGGTGCCGGGCAACCTCGGCGACCTGCGCGGCCTGCACGACGAGGGCGTCTTCGGGTTCAAGTGCTTCCTGCTGCACTCCGGCGTCGACGAGTTCCCGCCGCTCGACGCCGACGAGATGGAACGCGACATGGCCGAGCTGGCCACCTTCGACGCCGTCATGATCGTGCACGCCGAGGACTCCCGGGCCATCGAGAAGGCGCCCACACCGCACGGCGCGAAGTACGACACCTTCCTGCGCTCGCGCCCGCGCGGCGCGGAGAACCTGGCGATCGCCGAGGTCATCGAGCGGGCCCGCTGGACCGGGGCGCGCGCGCACGTGCTGCACGTGTCCTCCTCCGACGCGCTGCCGATGATCGCCACCGCGCGGCGCGACGGCGTCCGGATCACCGCCGAGACCTGCCCGCACTACCTCACGCTGTTCGCCGAGGAGATCCCCGACGGCGCCACCACGCACAAGTGCTGCCCGCCGATCCGCGAGGCGTCGAACCGGGAGCTGCTGTGGGAGGGCCTGCTCGACGGGACGATCGACTGCATCGTGTCCGACCACTCGCCCAGCACCGCCGAGCTGAAGCTGCTCGACTCCGGGGACTTCGGGCTCGCCTGGGGCGGGGTGTCGTCGCTGCAGCTGGGGCTGTCGCTGGTGTGGAGCGAGGCCCGCCGGCGCGGCATCGGGCTCGCGCAGGTGGTGCAGTGGATGGCGTCGAAGCCCGCCGACCTGGTCGGGCTGCGTTCCAAGGGCCGGATCGCGCTCGGCTACGACGCCGACCTCGCGGTCTTCGCCCCCGACGCCGCCTTCGTCGTGGACCCGGACCGGCTGCACCACAAGAACAAGGTGAGCGCCTACGCCGGCCGGTCGCTGTCCGGCGTGGTCCGGCGCACCGTCCTGGGCGGCCGCGACGTCGACGTGTCCGGTGAGCCGCACGGCAGGCTGCTGCGCCGCGGCTCGGTGGAGCGGGTGACGGGTGCACCCGGCGCCCCGGACGGCACCGAGGTCCCGGCCGCACCGCCCGAGCAGGGCTAG
- a CDS encoding aspartate/glutamate racemase family protein → MRIVVVNVNTTVSVTEAIAASARSVAAPGTEIVGLTPRFGAESVEGNLESYLAAVGVADAVARYAASGERFDAVIQAGYGEHGREGLQEMLDVPVVDITEAAATTAMYLGHRYSVVTTLDRTVPLISDRLLLAGLDRRCASVRASGLAVLELEQDPDRAVAAIVEQARVAVEQDHAEVICLGCGGMAGLDATVRAETGVPVVDGVQAAVTVAESLVRLGLTTSTSRTYAAPRTKKITGFPLEMS, encoded by the coding sequence ATGAGGATCGTCGTCGTCAACGTCAACACCACGGTGTCGGTCACCGAGGCGATCGCCGCGTCGGCCCGCTCGGTCGCCGCGCCCGGCACCGAGATCGTCGGGCTGACGCCCCGGTTCGGTGCCGAGTCGGTCGAGGGCAACCTGGAGAGTTACCTGGCCGCGGTCGGGGTCGCCGACGCCGTCGCGCGTTACGCCGCCTCCGGCGAGCGGTTCGACGCGGTGATCCAGGCCGGCTACGGCGAGCACGGCCGCGAGGGCCTGCAGGAGATGCTCGACGTGCCCGTCGTCGACATCACCGAGGCCGCCGCGACCACCGCGATGTACCTCGGCCACCGCTACTCGGTGGTGACCACCCTGGACCGCACCGTGCCGCTCATCTCCGACCGGCTGCTGCTCGCCGGGCTGGACCGGCGCTGCGCCTCGGTGCGCGCCTCCGGGCTCGCGGTGCTGGAGCTCGAGCAGGACCCGGACCGCGCGGTCGCCGCGATCGTCGAGCAGGCCCGGGTCGCGGTCGAGCAGGACCACGCCGAGGTGATCTGCCTCGGCTGCGGCGGCATGGCCGGGCTGGATGCGACGGTGCGTGCCGAGACCGGCGTCCCCGTCGTCGACGGGGTGCAGGCCGCGGTCACCGTCGCCGAGTCGCTGGTCCGGCTCGGCCTGACCACCTCGACGAGCCGCACCTACGCGGCACCCCGTACCAAGAAGATCACCGGATTCCCCCTGGAGATGTCATGA
- a CDS encoding NCS1 family nucleobase:cation symporter-1: MPVTQDRADAPSPRLYNRDLAPTTVEGRSWKAYNIFTLWAVDVHSLGNYGFALGLFALGLGAWQILVSLGIGALVLFVLLTVAGYMGYRTGLPFPVMSRISFGVRGAQLPALVRGAVAIAWFGIQTYLATRVLVVMVLAVAPSAGALEQVSFLGLSVLGWICFVVLWVVQVAILLRGMDGIRRYEAVAGPIVLVTLAVLAGWVLWQTGGDIALSVPEPLTGGAMWVQILAGASLWTAIYGTFVLNFCDFTRGAVSTGAVRRGSFWGILPNTLFFGVVVVVLAGGQLRIGGQVISSPADVVNTIPNTPLLLVASAALLILTIAVNLMANFVAPCYALSNLFPRVLDFRRAGVVSALIGLIILPWNLYDSPVVITYFLGVLGALLGPLFGIVMADYWLVRRGRIDVPALYTEASTGAYHYRGGVNRRAVAVFVPSAVVAVAVGFVPALEPVAPFSWFLGAGIAALLTVLVAPRGRTHRAVSGESLAVAPTGGH; this comes from the coding sequence GTGCCCGTCACGCAGGACCGCGCCGACGCACCGAGCCCCCGGCTCTACAACCGCGACCTCGCGCCCACCACCGTCGAGGGACGGTCGTGGAAGGCCTACAACATCTTCACCCTGTGGGCCGTCGACGTGCACAGCCTGGGCAACTACGGCTTCGCGCTCGGCCTGTTCGCGCTCGGCCTCGGCGCCTGGCAGATCCTGGTCTCGCTCGGCATCGGTGCGCTGGTGCTGTTCGTGCTGCTCACCGTCGCCGGGTACATGGGCTACCGGACGGGCCTGCCGTTCCCGGTGATGAGCCGGATCTCCTTCGGCGTGCGCGGTGCCCAGCTCCCGGCCCTGGTGCGGGGCGCGGTCGCGATCGCCTGGTTCGGCATCCAGACCTACCTCGCCACCCGGGTGCTCGTCGTGATGGTCCTGGCCGTGGCGCCGTCGGCCGGTGCGCTGGAGCAGGTCTCGTTCCTGGGGCTGTCGGTGCTGGGCTGGATCTGCTTCGTCGTCCTGTGGGTCGTGCAGGTGGCGATCCTGCTGCGCGGCATGGACGGCATCCGCCGCTACGAGGCCGTCGCCGGCCCGATCGTGCTGGTGACCCTCGCGGTGCTCGCGGGCTGGGTGCTGTGGCAGACCGGTGGCGACATCGCGCTGTCGGTGCCCGAGCCGCTGACCGGCGGGGCGATGTGGGTGCAGATCCTCGCCGGGGCGTCGCTGTGGACGGCGATCTACGGCACCTTCGTCCTCAACTTCTGCGACTTCACCCGCGGCGCGGTGTCCACCGGAGCGGTCCGGCGTGGCAGCTTCTGGGGGATCCTGCCGAACACACTGTTCTTCGGCGTCGTCGTCGTGGTGCTGGCGGGCGGCCAGCTGCGGATCGGCGGCCAGGTGATCTCCAGCCCGGCCGACGTCGTCAACACCATCCCCAACACCCCGCTGCTGCTGGTCGCCTCCGCGGCGCTGCTGATCCTGACGATCGCGGTCAACCTGATGGCGAACTTCGTGGCCCCCTGCTACGCCCTGTCGAACCTGTTCCCGCGGGTGCTCGACTTCCGTCGGGCCGGGGTGGTGAGCGCGCTGATCGGGCTGATCATCCTGCCCTGGAACCTGTACGACTCCCCGGTGGTGATCACCTACTTCCTGGGGGTGCTCGGCGCGCTGCTCGGCCCGCTGTTCGGGATCGTGATGGCCGACTACTGGCTGGTGCGGCGCGGACGCATCGACGTCCCCGCGCTCTACACCGAGGCGAGCACCGGCGCCTACCACTACCGCGGCGGGGTCAACCGGCGCGCGGTCGCGGTGTTCGTGCCGTCCGCCGTGGTCGCGGTCGCCGTCGGGTTCGTCCCCGCGCTGGAGCCGGTCGCGCCGTTCAGCTGGTTCCTCGGCGCCGGGATCGCGGCGCTGCTGACCGTGCTCGTCGCCCCACGCGGACGGACCCACCGCGCGGTCTCCGGGGAGTCGCTGGCCGTCGCACCGACCGGGGGCCACTGA
- a CDS encoding allophanate hydrolase-related protein: MTALFCSGDAMRGGRLHHNVSAHPFLGGVRTAPHYRMYSVRDQFPALLEDPSGGVPLAGEIYDVPLSAIRTDFLPDEPPELELTVIELDDGRDVLAVGLRPGVLERQRDELTDITTHGGWRAYRGLPEPA; this comes from the coding sequence GTGACTGCCCTCTTCTGTTCCGGTGACGCGATGCGCGGCGGCCGGCTCCACCACAACGTGTCCGCCCACCCGTTCCTGGGCGGGGTCCGGACCGCTCCGCACTACCGCATGTACTCGGTACGCGACCAGTTCCCGGCCCTGCTGGAGGACCCCTCCGGCGGCGTGCCGCTGGCCGGGGAGATCTACGACGTCCCGCTCTCGGCGATCCGCACCGACTTCCTGCCCGACGAGCCGCCGGAGCTCGAGCTCACCGTCATCGAGCTCGACGACGGCCGCGACGTCCTCGCCGTCGGGTTGCGGCCCGGTGTGCTGGAGCGCCAGCGCGACGAGCTCACCGACATCACCACCCACGGCGGGTGGCGGGCCTACCGGGGACTGCCCGAGCCCGCCTGA
- a CDS encoding hydroxypyruvate isomerase family protein — protein sequence MRYTVNCSIVFPDLPLLERPAAAAAAGFDAVEFWWPFADSVPGDHEVDAFVTAVADAGVTLTGLNFTAGDMPAGERGILSDPDRAGEFADNVAVAVGIGERLGTLGFNALHGNRRDDLDPRVQDETAVRSLALAADAAARIGAVALLEPVSGVDAYPLKTADDAVAVLDRVGSPHLRLLLDVYHLAVNGDDPAAAIDRHADRIGHVQIADAPGRGEPGTGDLPIADLLARVVAVGYDGPVSLEYKPVTADPFGWLTREGASA from the coding sequence GTGCGCTACACCGTCAACTGCTCCATCGTGTTCCCCGACCTGCCGCTGCTCGAGCGGCCCGCGGCCGCCGCGGCGGCCGGCTTCGACGCCGTCGAGTTCTGGTGGCCGTTCGCGGACTCCGTGCCCGGCGACCACGAGGTCGACGCCTTCGTCACGGCCGTCGCCGACGCCGGCGTCACCCTCACCGGGCTCAACTTCACCGCGGGCGACATGCCCGCGGGTGAGCGCGGCATCCTGTCCGACCCGGACCGCGCGGGCGAGTTCGCCGACAACGTCGCCGTCGCCGTCGGTATCGGCGAGCGGCTCGGCACGCTCGGTTTCAACGCCCTCCACGGCAACCGGCGCGACGACCTGGACCCGCGCGTCCAGGACGAGACCGCTGTCCGCAGCCTCGCACTGGCCGCCGACGCGGCCGCCCGCATCGGCGCGGTCGCGCTGCTCGAACCGGTCAGCGGCGTCGACGCCTACCCCCTGAAGACCGCCGACGACGCCGTCGCCGTGCTCGACCGGGTCGGGTCGCCGCATCTGCGGCTGCTGCTCGACGTCTACCACCTCGCGGTGAACGGCGACGACCCCGCGGCCGCGATCGACCGCCACGCCGACCGGATCGGCCACGTCCAGATCGCCGACGCCCCCGGCCGCGGTGAGCCCGGCACCGGGGACCTGCCGATCGCCGACCTGCTCGCCCGGGTCGTCGCCGTCGGCTACGACGGCCCGGTCAGCCTCGAGTACAAGCCCGTCACCGCCGACCCGTTCGGCTGGCTGACCAGGGAAGGAGCTTCCGCATGA